From a single Candidatus Nitrospira nitrosa genomic region:
- a CDS encoding translation initiation factor, whose translation MKEHKRVPTDGGPIKWTSPFVALKQAELPRASSTQSICSQSAPASDVPKRNRGRVDILRQTAHRGGKTVTVVTGFVGIGQAEKERLAKQMQKACGAGGTVKEGRIEIQGDQRDAVARILTEAGFRPVFAGG comes from the coding sequence ATGAAAGAACATAAACGCGTTCCAACCGATGGTGGGCCGATCAAGTGGACAAGTCCTTTCGTCGCCTTGAAGCAGGCAGAACTGCCACGTGCTTCATCAACGCAATCTATTTGCAGCCAGAGCGCTCCGGCCTCCGACGTGCCGAAGAGGAATCGTGGCCGTGTGGACATCCTTCGCCAGACGGCGCATCGCGGGGGCAAGACCGTGACGGTGGTCACAGGGTTTGTTGGGATTGGTCAGGCGGAGAAAGAACGCCTCGCGAAGCAGATGCAGAAAGCCTGCGGCGCAGGCGGCACGGTCAAAGAGGGACGGATCGAGATTCAAGGCGATCAGCGTGACGCCGTCGCGCGTATTCTTACCGAGGCAGGGTTTCGCCCGGTC